A stretch of bacterium DNA encodes these proteins:
- a CDS encoding YggS family pyridoxal phosphate-dependent enzyme, protein MDTALRTNHDIVLDRIVAACRQADRSPSEVTVVAITKTFPASYISNAYALGIRHFGENRVQEMLDKLGDGKVQRECHEATLHLVGHLQSNKVRKALQVASAVDSVDSFHLAQAIDRVADELGRAVRILIEVNTSGEPQKYGIPPNQVLSLAESILPLPSLRLAGFMTVGPNVDDEDSIRRSFAELRKRFQEVKEKLHPSHWSVLSMGMSGDYPIAIEEGATEIRLGTALFGTRSP, encoded by the coding sequence ATGGACACAGCACTTCGAACAAACCATGATATCGTTCTGGATCGCATTGTCGCCGCTTGCCGGCAAGCCGACCGCTCCCCCAGTGAAGTTACGGTGGTTGCCATTACCAAGACCTTCCCGGCAAGTTATATAAGCAATGCCTATGCCTTGGGGATTCGTCATTTCGGAGAGAATCGGGTTCAGGAAATGCTTGATAAACTTGGGGATGGGAAGGTACAACGGGAGTGCCATGAAGCGACCCTTCACCTGGTGGGACACTTGCAGTCCAATAAGGTGCGCAAAGCACTGCAGGTTGCGTCGGCCGTTGACAGCGTGGACAGTTTTCACCTTGCCCAAGCGATAGATCGAGTAGCCGATGAACTGGGTCGAGCGGTTCGGATTTTAATCGAGGTGAATACGTCCGGCGAGCCACAGAAATATGGCATTCCGCCGAATCAAGTTCTGTCCCTCGCCGAATCCATTCTTCCGCTCCCCAGTCTGCGGCTGGCGGGATTCATGACCGTCGGACCTAACGTGGACGACGAAGACTCGATTCGCCGCAGTTTTGCCGAACTACGAAAACGATTCCAGGAAGTGAAAGAGAAATTGCATCCGTCGCACTGGTCGGTACTTTCGATGGGAATGTCGGGCGACTACCCCATCGCCATCGAGGAAGGTGCGACGGAGATTCGATTGGGAACGGCCCTATTTGGCACACGGAGTCCGTAA